From Microbacterium croceum, a single genomic window includes:
- the wecB gene encoding non-hydrolyzing UDP-N-acetylglucosamine 2-epimerase — MKIVSVVGARPQFVKLAPIHKAALAAGVEHVIVHTGQHYDPMLSDVFFEDLGIGAPDVHLGVGSGSHGVQTGSMLAALDAVFDEHRPDWVLVYGDTNSTVAAALSAVKMHIPVAHLEAGLRSFNRRMPEEHNRVMTDHAADLLLAPTQVAVEHLSDEGLAARTVLVGDVMTDVLLEVRDEVGARPSPLLDELDLVPGEYYVATIHRAENTDDPERLAEVATALGGLDKPVVLLAHPRVVAKAAAHGIALTQGALIAHAPLAYPELIAAALSSAGVVTDSGGLQKEAFLLGIPCTTVRTETEWVETVELGWNVLANTASEITAAVTRPRPADTGDAPYGDGHAAERVIAELIRAAGETSGT; from the coding sequence GTGAAGATCGTCAGCGTCGTGGGCGCTCGCCCCCAGTTCGTCAAGCTCGCCCCCATCCACAAGGCCGCGCTCGCCGCAGGCGTGGAGCACGTGATCGTGCACACCGGGCAGCACTATGACCCGATGCTGTCTGATGTCTTCTTCGAGGACCTCGGCATCGGCGCGCCCGACGTGCACCTCGGAGTCGGCAGCGGTTCCCATGGCGTGCAGACCGGCTCGATGCTGGCTGCTCTCGACGCGGTATTCGACGAGCATCGTCCCGATTGGGTGCTCGTGTACGGCGACACCAACTCCACGGTCGCTGCGGCTCTGAGCGCGGTGAAGATGCACATTCCCGTCGCCCATCTCGAGGCGGGACTGCGCAGCTTCAACCGTCGGATGCCGGAGGAGCACAACCGCGTGATGACCGATCATGCCGCCGATCTCCTGCTCGCTCCCACGCAGGTCGCCGTCGAGCATCTCTCCGACGAGGGGCTCGCCGCGCGCACCGTGCTGGTGGGGGACGTGATGACCGATGTGCTGCTCGAAGTGCGCGACGAGGTCGGTGCCCGCCCGTCGCCGCTGCTCGACGAGCTCGATCTCGTGCCGGGCGAGTACTACGTCGCAACCATCCACCGCGCGGAGAACACCGACGATCCGGAGCGCCTCGCCGAAGTCGCAACTGCGCTCGGGGGTCTCGACAAGCCCGTCGTCCTCCTCGCCCATCCCCGTGTCGTCGCGAAGGCGGCCGCACACGGGATCGCCCTGACTCAGGGGGCGCTCATCGCCCATGCACCCCTCGCCTATCCCGAGCTGATCGCCGCGGCGCTCTCCAGTGCGGGTGTCGTGACGGATTCAGGTGGATTGCAGAAGGAGGCATTCCTCCTCGGCATCCCCTGCACTACCGTGCGTACCGAGACAGAGTGGGTGGAGACGGTCGAACTCGGTTGGAACGTGCTCGCGAATACGGCCTCCGAGATCACGGCAGCTGTCACACGTCCCCGCCCGGCCGACACGGGTGACGCACCCTACGGCGACGGTCATGCGGCTGAGCGTGTCATCGCCGAGCTGATCAGGGCAGCCGGGGAGACGTCTGGCACGTGA
- a CDS encoding acyltransferase family protein, whose product MAATATRTRRSFRTDVQGLRAIAVGLVLLYHAGVPFITGGYVGVDVFFVISGFLISSHLLESLERDGKIRFAEFYARRIRRILPASLVVAVLTALAAIIFYPPLALERVLRDALATILYVPNVWFAIQNTDYLADHAASPYQHYWSLGVEEQFYLLWPLILLSLALLVRRRRGLLIAGIAVLAAASLIGGILMTPINQPAAFFLLPTRAWELLIGALVGAVLLHGAPHVPRWVDAIGGWIGIGMILGAAVLYDDGTVFPGTAAMLPTFGTALVILFGARAVSLGPTRALSIRPMQFIGLISYSLYLVHWPLLIVTQAAVGEQNPLRLTIKVLLGVVLALPLAWLLFRFVETPLRAPRALVHRPAQVTLWGTLGLTAVLVIATVGAVQWSATRDAGTGGVVAAAPDFPTMPPQATTFVPRNMTPSLEAVSDDVAPMYGDGCHYDVTREDVQDCHYGNTDGDLTVAVFGDSHSAQWFPAVDDFAESAGNVRIDTYTKSSCPAVDVTVLDKDVPYASCDRWRDAVLASLVADPPDLVVISSYAGYGLADASGAQAIADAWARGVESTVTHLREAGSEVLVIADTPRFASAPATCASANVLDVTVCAGERASVLDADFTAQERAAVEAAGGTYADLTDFICDAETCPVIIDDMFVYRDVNHMTSTFVSYLAPALEPTLASLLGIDAGTDP is encoded by the coding sequence GTGGCTGCGACTGCCACGCGGACGCGTCGCAGCTTCCGGACTGACGTCCAAGGACTGCGCGCGATCGCCGTCGGCCTGGTGCTGCTCTACCACGCGGGCGTGCCGTTCATCACCGGTGGCTATGTCGGCGTCGACGTCTTCTTCGTGATCTCCGGGTTCCTGATCTCCAGTCATCTCCTGGAGTCCTTGGAACGGGACGGGAAGATCCGTTTCGCGGAGTTCTATGCGCGCCGTATCCGCCGCATCCTTCCGGCCTCGCTGGTGGTCGCGGTGCTGACGGCGCTCGCCGCGATCATCTTCTACCCGCCTCTGGCCCTCGAGCGGGTGCTGCGCGACGCCCTCGCGACGATCCTCTACGTGCCCAACGTCTGGTTCGCGATTCAGAACACCGACTATCTCGCGGATCATGCGGCGTCGCCCTATCAGCACTACTGGTCGCTGGGAGTCGAAGAGCAGTTCTATCTGCTGTGGCCGCTGATCCTGTTGTCCCTCGCGCTTCTCGTGAGGCGGCGCCGTGGCCTGCTCATCGCAGGGATCGCGGTACTGGCCGCTGCCAGCCTGATCGGCGGCATCCTGATGACCCCGATCAACCAACCTGCCGCCTTCTTCCTCCTGCCGACGCGTGCCTGGGAGCTTCTGATCGGAGCACTCGTCGGAGCCGTGCTGCTGCACGGCGCACCGCACGTCCCCCGATGGGTCGACGCGATCGGCGGCTGGATCGGGATCGGGATGATCCTCGGGGCCGCCGTGCTGTACGACGATGGCACCGTCTTTCCCGGCACCGCAGCGATGCTTCCGACGTTCGGTACCGCGCTGGTCATCCTGTTCGGCGCCCGTGCCGTCTCCCTGGGACCGACGCGCGCGCTCTCGATCCGTCCGATGCAGTTCATCGGTCTGATCTCATACTCGCTGTACCTCGTGCATTGGCCGCTGCTGATCGTCACACAGGCGGCGGTGGGCGAGCAGAACCCGCTCCGCCTGACGATCAAGGTGCTGCTGGGAGTCGTGCTCGCGCTACCGCTCGCCTGGCTGCTGTTCCGTTTCGTGGAGACGCCGCTCCGTGCTCCCCGCGCTCTCGTACATCGGCCCGCCCAGGTCACGCTCTGGGGCACGTTGGGACTGACCGCCGTGCTCGTCATCGCGACGGTGGGGGCCGTGCAATGGTCGGCGACCCGCGACGCCGGCACCGGCGGCGTCGTGGCCGCGGCGCCCGACTTCCCCACCATGCCGCCGCAGGCCACCACTTTCGTCCCGCGCAACATGACGCCCTCGCTCGAGGCTGTCTCCGATGACGTCGCGCCCATGTACGGCGACGGCTGCCACTACGACGTCACACGCGAAGACGTGCAGGACTGCCATTACGGCAACACCGACGGCGACCTCACCGTCGCGGTGTTCGGCGACTCGCACTCCGCTCAGTGGTTCCCCGCGGTCGACGATTTCGCGGAGTCCGCAGGGAACGTCCGGATCGACACCTACACGAAGTCGTCGTGCCCCGCCGTCGATGTCACGGTGCTGGACAAGGACGTTCCGTACGCCTCGTGCGACCGCTGGCGCGACGCGGTACTCGCATCCCTCGTCGCCGACCCGCCCGACCTCGTAGTCATCTCCAGCTACGCCGGCTACGGGCTCGCCGACGCCTCGGGCGCTCAGGCCATCGCGGACGCGTGGGCGCGCGGAGTCGAGAGCACGGTGACACACCTCCGTGAGGCTGGGAGCGAAGTTCTGGTGATCGCCGACACGCCCCGATTCGCCTCTGCCCCGGCGACATGCGCATCGGCGAACGTCCTGGATGTCACGGTGTGCGCGGGGGAGCGGGCATCCGTTCTCGATGCGGACTTCACCGCCCAGGAGCGCGCCGCGGTCGAAGCCGCCGGCGGGACCTACGCGGACCTGACCGACTTCATCTGCGACGCGGAGACGTGCCCCGTGATCATCGACGACATGTTCGTGTATCGCGATGTCAACCACATGACCTCGACGTTCGTCTCCTACCTCGCCCCCGCCCTCGAACCGACGCTCGCCTCGCTGCTCGGCATCGACGCAGGAACGGACCCGTAG
- a CDS encoding nucleotide sugar dehydrogenase encodes MRIAVVALGKIGLPLAVQFASSGHDVIGVDVNQKAVDIINQGREPFPGEAHLEERLAELIPAGRLRATTNYAEAIPGADAVVLVAPVFVNDETWEPDFKYMDSATKSLAEHLTPGTLVSYETTLPVGTTRNRWKPMLEEGSGLVEGTDFFLAYSPERVLTGRVFADLRKYPKLIGALSDEGNRRAREFYEAVLQFDERTDLPRPNGVWDLGTTEASEMAKLAETTYRDVNIGLANQFGLFAASHGIDVYKVIEACNSQPYSHIHRPGIAVGGHCIPVYPRLYLSTDPDADIVRVARQLNASMPERLVAQAEGILGDLSGQRAVVLGAAYRGGVKETAFSGVFPTVKALKERGAEVVVHDPLYTDEELRGLGFEPYAIGGQVDLAVLQTDHADYKELTPAQLPGIKLIVDGRATTDPALWVGTPRIVVGTAA; translated from the coding sequence ATGCGTATCGCCGTCGTGGCCCTCGGAAAGATCGGGCTCCCTCTCGCCGTCCAGTTCGCCTCCTCCGGTCACGACGTGATCGGCGTCGACGTCAACCAGAAGGCTGTCGACATCATCAATCAGGGACGTGAGCCCTTCCCCGGCGAGGCGCACCTCGAAGAGCGTCTTGCGGAGCTGATCCCCGCCGGTCGCCTGCGCGCGACGACGAACTACGCCGAGGCCATTCCCGGCGCCGACGCCGTCGTGCTGGTCGCGCCGGTCTTCGTCAACGACGAGACGTGGGAGCCCGACTTCAAGTACATGGACTCGGCGACGAAGTCGCTCGCCGAGCACCTGACCCCCGGGACCCTCGTCTCCTACGAGACCACATTGCCCGTCGGCACCACCCGCAACCGCTGGAAGCCGATGCTCGAGGAGGGCTCCGGCCTGGTGGAGGGTACGGACTTCTTCCTCGCCTACTCGCCCGAGCGCGTGCTCACGGGTCGCGTGTTCGCCGACCTCCGCAAGTACCCGAAGCTCATCGGGGCGCTCTCCGACGAGGGCAACCGTCGCGCCCGCGAGTTCTACGAGGCCGTACTGCAGTTCGACGAGCGCACCGACCTGCCGCGACCCAACGGAGTCTGGGACCTCGGCACGACCGAGGCATCCGAGATGGCGAAGCTCGCAGAGACGACATACCGCGATGTCAACATCGGCCTCGCCAACCAGTTCGGTCTCTTCGCCGCGTCGCACGGCATCGATGTCTACAAGGTGATCGAAGCCTGCAACTCCCAGCCATACAGCCACATCCACCGCCCGGGTATCGCCGTCGGCGGTCACTGCATCCCCGTCTACCCGCGCCTGTATCTGTCGACCGACCCCGACGCCGACATCGTCCGTGTCGCACGCCAGCTGAACGCCTCGATGCCGGAGCGCCTCGTCGCGCAGGCGGAGGGCATCCTCGGCGATCTCAGCGGCCAGCGCGCCGTGGTTCTCGGCGCCGCGTACCGCGGTGGAGTGAAAGAGACCGCGTTCTCCGGCGTGTTCCCGACCGTCAAGGCGCTCAAGGAGCGTGGCGCCGAGGTCGTCGTGCATGACCCTCTGTACACCGATGAGGAACTTCGCGGCCTCGGCTTCGAGCCGTACGCGATCGGCGGACAGGTCGACCTCGCGGTTCTGCAGACGGACCACGCCGACTACAAGGAGCTCACGCCTGCGCAGCTGCCCGGCATCAAGCTCATCGTCGACGGTCGGGCGACGACCGACCCCGCACTCTGGGTCGGAACGCCGCGCATCGTCGTGGGAACGGCCGCCTGA